Within Paenibacillus sabinae T27, the genomic segment GCCGGTAATGGTGACCTCTGCTCCGCCTGCCTGAACGACCTTGGCCAAATACGCGGTTTTCGCTTCCAAATGGAGCGTAATCGAAACTTTAAGTCCTTTGAACGGCTGCTCCTTCTCGAACTGCTCACGGATGCGGTTCAGCACAGGCATGTGCTGGCGAACCCAATCGATTTTGAGGTGCCCGTCTTGAGCGAGCGACATATCGGCTACGATACTTTTTTGCCGGGATAATGAACTCATTGTATAACCTCCTGTTTCTCGTATGCTATCATTTTGGCTTACATATATATGATGCGATGCGTTCCGCTATAGTCTGCCGGAAGCTCCATCAATCCGTCCAGCCAGCTTAGGCCGTACCGGTTCAAATAATACACGATATTGTACACCCGTTCCTGCAGCCTGCCCAGAGGCATTAGCGATCGTTCGATCCGCTCCCACTGCCGCAGCGCAGCTTCGCTCTGTTTGGCCATCGCATCCTGCACTTTCCCTTGAAGGAAGGAAATCTGATCCAGTATTTTCTCTTTGTTGCTTCCGCCCAGCTTGATCAGACCGGCCTGGACCGTACCGATTTGTTCGAGAAGGGGATCGTACATATCCGCAAAAGCAGCCTTGACCTCATCAAATCTTCTGCCAAGCTCCAGCTCATCCTGAGCCTCCAGCCACCGGCGTTTCTTCTCTTCAAGGCCCTCCAGAACGTCGCCAAAGGTCAGGCCGTATTTCTCCATATGCTTGTGCAGCGTACCTTCAACAATGGTAAAAGACATCCGGGGAACAATCAGCGGCATCTGGAGTCCCATCTGCTCAAAAGCCCGGCCCGTAATCCCCCAGTACGATATCTCGCCCTGTCCCAATACGGTAGCCAGCACGGGCAGAAGATAATCCTGCATCAGCGGCCGGGTCAGCACGTTATTGCTGAAGCGTTCGGGATAACGGTCCAGAAGGTCAAGCAATTCCTCGCGGGAAAAAGAGATCGTCCCTTTGCGGTCCGTGAATACGCAGTCCTTCCTGATCAGCAGCAGCCGCGCGCCCTCATGGATGTAAAAGAGGTTCGCTCCGCCTTCCGCCACATCGGCCTGAAGCTGAAATCCCTCCTCCTTAAGTTCCGAAGCCGTCTTATGGTAGGCATCTTCCAGAGTCTCGTTGCCCGCGATCAGCGAGCGGAAGAACGGCTGCTCCAGCCGGCGAAGCGCCGGGTCCGCCGAATCCAGCAGCACCAGACCAAATTTGCCGAACAGCGCGCCCATGATTTCCGCAAAAGCCGCGCACATGCTGCCCTTGCGAGCAGCGGCCTGCACCAGCTCCAGCATGCCCGCCTTAAATTCGCTTTCCTGAAGCAGCTCTTCAAGCTGTGCAAGAGGCGGCTCCCAATTCTCCCCGTCTACTTCAATATGGCTGACCGACGAGCGTCCCGTTTCCGGTGCCTCGATCTTCAGCTTGGCAATTTCCCCCGAGCGGTTCAACACATACGTATGATTGACCTCGTCCCAGTCGTGGTCCTCCCCGGCAATCCAGAATAGCGGCACAACCGGTCGCCCCAGCTCCCGGCTCGCTTCTTTCGCGGCGAGGATGGCAGTGACCGCTTTGTAGACGACTAGCAGCGGTCCCGTAAACAGGCCGCTCTGCTGACCTCCGGCAACGACCAGCGTCTCCGGCCGTTCGAGCAGGTCAAGCGAGAGCCTGACCGCTTCGTGATTATTGTATTTTGCGTTATAGTCCCGCAGGACTTCCGTCAGCCTGCCGCGGTCAGCCCGGGCACTTGCGCTTTCATCCAGCCAGGCGGCCCGCTGCCGCTTGTTCTGGAGCGGTTGAAAATGACCGCCGTAAAACTTCGCAGCCTTCTCGTCTTGATCCATGAACCCGCGGGCAAGCGCCGGTCCGCCTGGCAGCGGCTCCGGTACAACATTCATCTTTAGGTTGCCCCCTGTTCTCAAACTTCTTAAATGATTGTATCCAAACGAGCACGCCGCGTCAAAGCATGCCTTTCGATTTTCAAGAAGAAACGAATCCTTCATTTAGTGAAAACGGCTCCCGTTACAAAACAAGGTTTCCGGCCGTTCTAAAGAAGCGGCCGGAAACCTTGTACTTTGATGCATTGAACTTTATGAATAAATGACTATATCCGAACGTCAGAATCAGGCAAACGCCTTGGCTACCCAGTGGCCTTTCGAAACTTCAACCAGCTGTGTTTCTTCTTCGTTCGTCTTCTCGCCAGCCGAATAAATCGGGCTTCCAAGCTCGTCATGCAATATCAACCGTTTCTTGTTAACCTCAATTTCCGGATCGGGAATCGGAATAGCCGACAACAGCGATTTTGTATACGGATGAAGCGGGTTGGCGTACAGCTCTTCACTTTCGGCCAGCTCAACCATTTTGCCAAGATACATTACCGCCACACGGTCGCTGATATGCTTAACCATGGACAAATCATGCGCAATGAACAAATAGGTCAGACCCAAACGGTTCTGAAGCTCTTTAAGCAGGTTGACGACCTGCGCTTGGATGGACACGTCAAGCGCCGAAATCGGTTCGTCGCAGACAATGAACTTCGGATTGACCGCAAGGGCGCGGGCAATCCCGATCCGCTGGCGCTGGCCGCCGGAGAATTCATGCGGGTACCGCGAAGCATGGTCATGGTTAAGGCCAACCATATCGAGCAGCTCTTCGATCCGCTTCTTCCGCTGGGCGCGGCTTCCGGCCATGTTGTGAATATCCAGCGCTTCGCCGATGATGTCCGACACCGTAAAGCGCGGGTTAAGCGAAGCATACGGGTCCTGGAATATCATCTGCATGTCACGGCGCATCGCCTTCATCTTACCCGGAGACAGCTTGTAAATATCCGTTCCGTTAAACTTGACGCTGCCTGCGGTTGGTTCGTACAAACGAAGGACCGTGCGGCCAGCTGTCGTCTTGCCGCAGCCGGACTCGCCCACCATGCCGAGCGTTTCACCTTCCCGAATCGAGAAGTTGATGTTGTCTACCGCTTTGAGCACCTTGCCTTTTCCTACATTAAAATACTTCTTCAGGCCTTCGACCTCAATCAATTGCTTGCTCAAGAGCGTTGCACCTCCTTGGCCATCGGATGAAGATTCCAGCATCGTGCAGTGTGCGTATCGCTGAATTCCGTAGTACCCGGATCGATTCTTTCACAGATCGCCATCGCTTCACTGCAGCGCGCGGTGAATGGGCAGCCGATCGGCGGTTTGATCAGATCGGGCGGCGTGCCGACGATCGGAATCAGCGGCTCGCCTTTCTTCTGGTCCAGACGCGGCATCGAACGAAGCAGTCCCTTCGTGTACGGGTGCTGCGGGTTTTTGAAAATTTCCCATCTTGTTCCCGTTTCAACCACTTCACCCGCGTACATAACGATAACCCGGTCGCACATTCCGGCAACAACGCCAAGGTCATGCGTGATGAGAATAATGGAGGTGCCGAGCTTTTGCTGCATATCTTTCATAACGTCCATGATTTGAGCCTGGATCGTCACGTCCAGAGCCGTGGTCGGCTCGTCCGCAATAAGCAGCGCCGGACGGCAGGCAAGCGCGATTGCGATCATGACCCGCTGCCGCATACCGCCGGAAAATTCATGGGGATATTGATAAAAGCGGGCCTCGGCATTCTTGATACCGACAAGCTTCAACATTTCAATGCCTTGCTTGGTCGCTTCGGCCGCTGACATTTTCTGATGTTTGATCAATACTTCCGTGATTTGCTTGCCCACTTTAATCGTAGGGTTAAGAGAGGTCATCGGGTCTTGAAATATCATGCCAATGTCTTTGCCGCGAATAGCTTCCATTTCTTTAATGCTTTTCTTGAGAAGATCCTGTCCCTGGAAAATAATTTCGCCCTGCTTCACTTTGGACGGTGGAGAAGGAATCAACCGCATAATCGATTGGGCGGTAACGCTCTTTCCGCTGCCGGACTCGCCGACGATCGCTACCGTCTCCCCTTTGCCGATCTCGAAATTCATACCGCGGACGGCCTGTACTTCACCGCCACTTACAAAAAACGAAACATGCAAATCTTTTACCTGTAAAATGGGGTCCATTATCGTTCACCTCCTATTTCTTCAATTTAGGATCAAGCGCGTCGCGAAGGCCGTCGCCGAAAATGTTAAAGGCCAGCATTGTAATACTGATGAGAATAGCCGGGAACAGCATGCGCCATGGGAATGCGAGCCAGCCGGTCAACGCATCAC encodes:
- the bshC gene encoding bacillithiol biosynthesis cysteine-adding enzyme BshC, coding for MNVVPEPLPGGPALARGFMDQDEKAAKFYGGHFQPLQNKRQRAAWLDESASARADRGRLTEVLRDYNAKYNNHEAVRLSLDLLERPETLVVAGGQQSGLFTGPLLVVYKAVTAILAAKEASRELGRPVVPLFWIAGEDHDWDEVNHTYVLNRSGEIAKLKIEAPETGRSSVSHIEVDGENWEPPLAQLEELLQESEFKAGMLELVQAAARKGSMCAAFAEIMGALFGKFGLVLLDSADPALRRLEQPFFRSLIAGNETLEDAYHKTASELKEEGFQLQADVAEGGANLFYIHEGARLLLIRKDCVFTDRKGTISFSREELLDLLDRYPERFSNNVLTRPLMQDYLLPVLATVLGQGEISYWGITGRAFEQMGLQMPLIVPRMSFTIVEGTLHKHMEKYGLTFGDVLEGLEEKKRRWLEAQDELELGRRFDEVKAAFADMYDPLLEQIGTVQAGLIKLGGSNKEKILDQISFLQGKVQDAMAKQSEAALRQWERIERSLMPLGRLQERVYNIVYYLNRYGLSWLDGLMELPADYSGTHRIIYM
- a CDS encoding ABC transporter ATP-binding protein — protein: MLESSSDGQGGATLLSKQLIEVEGLKKYFNVGKGKVLKAVDNINFSIREGETLGMVGESGCGKTTAGRTVLRLYEPTAGSVKFNGTDIYKLSPGKMKAMRRDMQMIFQDPYASLNPRFTVSDIIGEALDIHNMAGSRAQRKKRIEELLDMVGLNHDHASRYPHEFSGGQRQRIGIARALAVNPKFIVCDEPISALDVSIQAQVVNLLKELQNRLGLTYLFIAHDLSMVKHISDRVAVMYLGKMVELAESEELYANPLHPYTKSLLSAIPIPDPEIEVNKKRLILHDELGSPIYSAGEKTNEEETQLVEVSKGHWVAKAFA
- a CDS encoding ABC transporter ATP-binding protein, coding for MDPILQVKDLHVSFFVSGGEVQAVRGMNFEIGKGETVAIVGESGSGKSVTAQSIMRLIPSPPSKVKQGEIIFQGQDLLKKSIKEMEAIRGKDIGMIFQDPMTSLNPTIKVGKQITEVLIKHQKMSAAEATKQGIEMLKLVGIKNAEARFYQYPHEFSGGMRQRVMIAIALACRPALLIADEPTTALDVTIQAQIMDVMKDMQQKLGTSIILITHDLGVVAGMCDRVIVMYAGEVVETGTRWEIFKNPQHPYTKGLLRSMPRLDQKKGEPLIPIVGTPPDLIKPPIGCPFTARCSEAMAICERIDPGTTEFSDTHTARCWNLHPMAKEVQRS